Genomic window (Alligator mississippiensis isolate rAllMis1 chromosome 7, rAllMis1, whole genome shotgun sequence):
ACTAACACCTGCTAGTTGTGGTTTTTTCCAAGCAAAATTTCCGGACTTGCCCTGACCGTACGCAGGTACCTGAGTGATTCTGTTTGCCTGGGGAACCACACAGCTGAGTACAGCcctgctgagcatgctcagtaagcGAGTGTAGGCCATGCTGAATTGCAAACTCTGCATAAATGGAAAAACAGCAGCTATATAGCTACATATTTGTCATTTATATGTGTGAACGGGAATGGAATCTGGTCCTAAATAAACACCGGAGAAGTGGGTATTTGGAGTCAACACAGATAAAGAGAAATTATGGCATAAATAGATATGGATGGGGGGTGGAAATGAAAGAACCAATAAATGGAAGTATAAGAAGTACCTGACAaaagacctgacaaagaatgtgtTACATTCACAAGCTTGTCAAACTTTATTCCAGCTCCATAGCTGGGCCAATAAAGGatctcaccctaagaaatccttgcctgccTTTCAGAAATACATTGAAAATAGAAAATATAAACAGATGGCGTATGGCAGCATCCTGGTTTTAGTTGGGGTCTGTGCTCTCAGCAGTACAGTAGAGGCCTCTGTCCTGATTTGGGTTCTCTGCAGAGCCCAGCGGCATGGCATTGCTACCTCATCTGTTGTCGGTGGAAAACCAAGTGTGACAGTGTCTTCCACCATACCTGACACCCCAAAAGGATATTAAGAGCATGTAAATTTGATCTCCTGCATATCACAGGCCCCCTTTCCTCTAGCTTGATTTCAATACCCAGTGTTTGACTAAAGTCTATTCAACATGAAGACATGACAAGATGCACAACATCCCCTGGCTGTTGGTTTCAATGGTCAATCTCCCCCATGGTTGAGAATGCAATCCTTATTTTCAATTGGAATGGGCTTGGCTTTTGCttcctaccatttttttttttgtcttgcctCTCTGCCAATCATTAAATGGCTCTTTGGCATCTTGTATTTTCATCTTTGAATTGTAATCAAATCACCTATTGCTCTTCTTTTTGATAAAATGAACCAACTGAGCTGCTCCCCATTCTGAAAAGGGTCTTCTTCACCCTcttcaggtgcagacagaagtgacaatttgcccctgatctggcccctgaaagtggtCTACAGAAACGCATgtcttaatgaaaatattaaagatATTTAGGCTAAGCAACAAACCCTGTGGCACTCCACTAAAAATGCCATATTTAATAGTGGTGCCCCATGGACAACTCTTTAAAATTTGCCAGGCATCCTGTTTGTGCCTTACTGCAATGGTGTGCCAGTTTAATAGCTGTATGCAATTGTGTGCCAGCCCAGTCCTGCACTCAGTCTTGGTCAGGGTCTGTACAGCACTTGGTACAACAGTGCCCTGCTTTTAGCTGCCCTCCAATACTTCCTTATGACACCTAATGAAGACTATCACTGACTCACATGTTGTTGTTACAGGAGTTTGCGCTGGTGCAATGGAGTATGGGAATGGCACGGAGGTGACAGAGtttgtgctgctggggctggcccagaCCAGAGaggtccagctcttcctcttcatTTTGTTTCTCATCTTCTACTCATTCATCCTCCTGGCTAACATCCTCATCATACTCACCATCTGGATGGACCCCCACCTGGActcccccatgtatttcttcctggcCAACTTGGCTTTCCTGGATATTTGCTACTGCTCCATTACCCCTCCGAGGATGCTGGCTGACTTCTTTGCCCAACACAAGGCTATCTCCTATGGGGCTTGCATAACCCAGCTATTCTTCCTCCATTTCTTAGGAGGGGCTGAGATCTTCCTGCTGATCTCCATGGCCTTTGATAGGTATGTGGCTATCTGCAAGCCCTTGCACTATACCACTGTGGTGAACAGGGGGGTCTGCTGGGCCCTGGTGGTGGCTGCCTGGATAGGAGGGCTGATTCACTCCATCATCCAGGTTGTCCTCATTGTTCCTCTCCCTTTCTGTGGCCCCAATGAACTAGACAACTTCTTCTGCGATGTCACCCAGGTGATCAAGCTGGCCTGCACTGACACCTACCAGCTGGAGTTTGTCATGTTCATCAACAGTGGCCTAGTCATCTTTGCATGCTTCCTCCTACTGCTGATCTCCTACGGGGCCCTGCTGGTCCGGCTCAGGGCAGACTCCTCCCATGGGAAGAGCAAAGCAGCCTCCACCTGTGTCACCCACATCATCATTGTCTTTGTCATGTTCAGCCCAGCCATCTACATCTACTGCCGGCCCTTCCGTAGCTTCCCCATGGACAAGGTGGTGGCCGTCTTCCACACCGTGGTCTTCCCCCTTATGAATCCCATGATCTACACgctgaggaacagggagatcctcAGTGCCGCAGCAAGGGTATTGTCTACATATGGGGTCTGGAGAAAAGAATAGAATAGAGTCAGAATAAAAATCTATCGGGTCTGAGATATTTTTGACATGCAGGGCCTGATTTTGATTTGAGTGACATTGTAGACGTACTGTACTATTACTGTAGGATTTATgaacttgagagagagagagagtttaaatGGAAAAAGCTCATTTCTTAGGTTCTGCTCAATTTTGTGGCTTCAATGAAAGCTTCATCCAGTCGCAATTACATTTGTGGAGCTTGTCCTTGGCTGCCTTGCCAGACCATAACATTCAGGCTGTAGAGCAAGAAATGTGGAGGTGTTGGGAGGCTATTATGGCTGCTGAAGGAAACTTGGAAGTTGTGAATCTAAGTTTTTGAGAGGTCTCCGGGCTTCTAGACTCCTTGGCACGATCCTGTAAATCCTTGGACAGTCTTTCAAAACTAGCAGCTTCAAGAAAGCTCTCTCATATGGGCTGGCCTAGGTGAGGGCCTCAGCTTACAGATCCCACGGCAGCTGTTTCTGTATGCTGCCTGGATAGACTTGTGCCCACCGGACCTGGGAGTCTAGAAATCCTGTAGCCCTTGGTCCTGGAGCAGTTGCATGGTACAGAGATAACCAAAAGCCACATGCCTGATCTATAGATTAACTGCAATATCTGTAACAGTGCTCCTCATCCTTTTTAGACTCAGTGAACGCCTCCTGTGTTGGGAAAAGAAGTCAGCCAGCGTCCGTGGGCAGGAGCCCTCCTtatcctcaaggcccccttcagaaaatgctagcttgtagcttggactagatgacctcctgaggtcccttctaaccctaactttgtatgattctgtgattagCTCCCTGCTCACTTTGCCCACACCCTTCATTATTTTATAATCCTCTATAAtatccccccttagccttctcctttccaaactgaagcaTCCTAGTCTTTCTAGCCTGTCCTGGTATGGCACCTGCTCCAAACACTTGATCATCTTGGCTGAACTTCTGTGAACCTTTTTTCATTccactacatcctttttgagatgcagaaACCAGAAAGACAGACAGTGCACAAAGTTGGTGCACCGTGGATTTGTATAGTGACATGATCACAGAACCACAGAAAAGTAGGACTAGAAAGGACCTCTGGAGGACATCTTGTCCAACCCCATGTCAaccccctatccaaaccattttatacaaatccttgtctaacctatgagtaaaactacacagtcagccctgacacacaGCCGCAAGGCATAGCAACCTAACCTGCCAAAGGTAAAGCACGGGGACAAAGgtagccagtgtcctgctgctgtgagcactgttaaaatacacttgaaagATCCAAGGAGAGGGCCGTGGCActcactgcagaggaaggcaaaacccccacagtctataccaatctgactatggggtgAAATTCCTTgatgtttttttcattttgttttcagtccccttcttaatgatgcccttATTCACTTTTTGGGCCATTGCTGAACATTAAACTGATATTTTTAGAGAACTGTCTACAGTGACTCCAGGATTTCTTTCCTGAGTTTCAGCAGCTAGTTTAGAAGCCAGCATTGCACAAACATAACGGAGGCTGTTTTTCCCCGTGCCCATTACTTTGCACTTTCTGATGCTGAAGTTCGTCTGCCACTTCTTTGCCCGCACAggttggtgagatctttctgcaccTCCTCTCTGTAAGCTTGAGCGTTGACTCCCTGGAATGATGACTTTTTGCCTTTGAAAGCCTCTTAAACTTTTGATTTGCATTATGCACTTTTGCTGAGCCTTGACTATGGCGATTTTAAATagcttccaggctgcctgcaaacaaagttccttgggtgaatttgatatcttttattagaccaacccaaatagttggagaatagttattaagcaagctttcgagttcaaaaacccatTTTATAGTaccagcaaaatattttttctcgtCCATTGAGAGCAGTACAGTAACACTGTAGTAACTCTGTAGCATTGGcaatgtgtaccccctgagatcagTCATGCACCCCCTAGAATCGCCagctgtgaaaccagaagtgcactccTGGTTTTGCCCCTGGCTCAGCTATTGGCCACTGGGGGGGACCCCCCCTattggcaattggccactgggggacccccccccagcaatctggtgcccccccagactcaggaggcaccagtcgcccatgctctATAATATATATAGAATCACTCTGCAGCACATGGTGAAACCCAATAGCAAGTCTATAATACCTATAGAACAATTACATAATAAATCCACAGGAAGAAGTTTACAGTATCTGTAGGGTAATTTTGTAATATCCATGGAGTAATTCTGGAATTGCTATTCACTAAGGAGGTAGTGCCTATGGATGTGTTGTTTTGTAGCCATAAAAGAAACCTATAGCATTCCTTCTGTAGAATGGCATCCACCATGTCATATCTATGAAATAAATGAATGTGGTAGTGTTGGGGTACTTTTGTAGCTGCGATGGCACAAAAAACATGTGAAAGCTAATAATTTCTGtgggtatcttttactggatgaactgtatagctgggagggaTATAGAGAAAGCTTTCAGATACCAAAGTTACCCTTTCTCTGATCACTAAGAAAAAGGCAGACACAGCTTGAGCTATACAGCAGACAGAACAAAAGGCCTGTGCAAAGCTCGATACATAGataaaaacagaatataaatGATATTATCAGGTAGAGAGCAGACAAGAGAATTGAAGTAGAAAGGACAATCTGATAAGTGGAAGAGTAAGATCACTCAAGAGTGTAGTTATTGCCTGCAGACTGGGATCAGGAAAGTCACAGTGGGTCCTGACGCCAATTTCTGTGCAAAGTTCCTGATTTTAGTATCCACTAAACTAATGaatttctgttcccaggcctgaCTTTTATCTAGTTTTATCCACATGGCTTCCATGAAGGCATTTGGTAGACTGGATACCACACTATAGACCTGTGTAGGATCCATGGTTTCCTTGCAGGTGCAGTGTTAGTTGTTGTGGCAATAGAGATGAGTTGGTAGGTATTGTATTTATTGGTAAGGCAGGGTTGTGTCCCATTTAGTGTTTGTTAATTAGTGGGGACACTTTGCTTCTGATAATGagttaaggggggggggggattacaattatccaaaatgaaatggcattACTATTTTAATAAGGTATGGTGATCATATTTTATCATTAAACTATTTATCCTCATCCTGCACATGTTAAAAATGTATGCAAGTGAAAGCTATGCGTTATTAATCAGTTCATTCTCTTTTGAACTATTAATACATTGATTCCTGATTCATTTATGCCTAGGGGTTTTTTGTCATTATGCATTGTCACTATGATTTTAGTTAACATTTGTTAGCTCTCATCTTTATTTGTAATTCACTTTTCGGTAGTTTATTATCAAAGTAATTAATTAATCTTATAATGTGGATGATATAATCACACTCGCGGTTTATTATGTTTGAGTGTTTTATCTTGCTCTTTGTTACTAATCTTAATAATATGCTAATTATTATTAGATGTCTTAATGTTGTCAGTTGTAGCCACTCCTTTTAATTCTTTGGGTCTTGAGTATCACAAAAATGGTGTCTTACATTATCATAAAATTAATACGATAGCCACACATGATGCTCCATTATAACGGCATCTATTACTCTTAGCAATTATTCATTATCCTAATAATTTCCTAACCTGTTGTTGTACTATGTCAAGTGTGTAAATGTATGCACATTAGACTATGTATGtggaaacatttcagttttgttaGCATGCTACGCTGAGCTGTGTTACTTAATTCAGAAAAGGTCTTTGATTTTAAAGTAACTGGAAAAGCCTTAATTAAAACAACACTGGTTGGTTCTCAAAGGATTGGGATTGGGGGGCCAGGAAGTTAGGACTTGTGGGTCCCATGGCCAGCCTtggcctcttccccttcctcctgttgTCATTCTCATGTCCCTGAGGTTACTCCTACAGGTCTTGGGTCCTAATAGATAACAAGTCCTTCAGTGCTGAACTGTTGTTGTGTTCCCTGGGGCCTCACCAGCGCAGGAAGACCAAGCCTGTATCTTCTCCATACCAGAAAGAATAGAGCAGTGGGTACCAGTGGAAGGGAGCTACAAGGCAGGCCAGGATGGAGATGGGACCTTCTTGAGGGTGCCCCATGCTGCTAAAGGCAGCACAAGGTATTAAGTCTCTGTTGGTCCTGCCCTTCccaggatttctttctttctagttCTTTTCTGTCCTCCTTCCTTTCATTCTCCACTATCCTCCTCCCTCTGGCTGGTCCCCGGTGCCACTCCGTCCCCTCTTGCAGCCTCCATGCTACTCCACTTTCTAACAGATGCATAGACTTGGTCAGGAAAGGGTTGAAGTTGACTGTGACAGTGAGGAGTAGCTCTAATATCACAATGAAAGCAGGGAatatattatcttttttttttttttttttggctggaaaAAAGGGAGCTTCAGATACCAAAATGTTTCATGCCTGCAGGTCAGTTTTACTAGCCACTTTAAAAGGTTTAACATGTCTTCAAAATCCAAGTTGCCAACTGTAATAATTCTGAAGCAAAATACATGATAGTTTACTTTGCAACAACTTTTTACTGATAGATTTCTTTTATTtcgatttttaaataaaagattttccaagtgggaaaaaaaacccacaatgttcACAAAGGAGTTTCCTTCCAATGTATTTGTTAAGATACGGCTTTGATTTTCATCCGGAATCAGAACTCTATTTTTTCTTACTTAAGTTTCAATGGTGACAACCAGAACATCTGCTCCTCACCTGCCTCTACTCCATTATATGCACTATACCACGGTGCATAATTTTCCAGTTGTATAAGGGCCTGAAGCTGCAAGGGTTTATCTGCATTCTTATtattcagagaatcatagaaaagtagagggggaaggcacctcaggaggtcatctagtccagccccctgcccatgctACAAAAGTCTCTGtataatctatttttaaaaacctaATGAGCAACCTTCCTACACAACTACCAAGCACAATGCTGCAAACATCAGAAATACCCTCTAACTTAAACCATTTGGGGGATAaggacagctcccagctctgctccagcctctgTCTCCACTGACTCGCTCAGGCTCATTACATTGTTATCTCATGTTGAATCCTTTAATTCTTTAAATCTTAATTTTCAATTTCATTTATTGAAATTAATgtttaaatgaatgaatgaa
Coding sequences:
- the LOC132251600 gene encoding olfactory receptor 4N2-like, with the protein product MEYGNGTEVTEFVLLGLAQTREVQLFLFILFLIFYSFILLANILIILTIWMDPHLDSPMYFFLANLAFLDICYCSITPPRMLADFFAQHKAISYGACITQLFFLHFLGGAEIFLLISMAFDRYVAICKPLHYTTVVNRGVCWALVVAAWIGGLIHSIIQVVLIVPLPFCGPNELDNFFCDVTQVIKLACTDTYQLEFVMFINSGLVIFACFLLLLISYGALLVRLRADSSHGKSKAASTCVTHIIIVFVMFSPAIYIYCRPFRSFPMDKVVAVFHTVVFPLMNPMIYTLRNREILSAAARVLSTYGVWRKE